The Bacteroidota bacterium region CGGTATAGAAGATATTATTATTTCGGCAACAGGATATACCGGATCAGGAGGTTTTGAAGTATATTTCAAAAATGAACACGCCAACCATATGTGGGATAAAATTTTCGAAGCAGGAAAAGATTTTAATATTAAACCTATCGGACTTGGAGCAAGAGACACTTTAAGACTTGAAATGGGATTCTGTCTGTACGGAAATGATATTAACGACACTACTTCTCCTCTTGAAGCAGGGTTGGGATGGATAACTAAATTCACAAACGACTTCAATAATTCGGAGTATTTAAAAAAGCAAAAAGAAGAAGGAATAAAAAGAAGACTGGTTGCTTTCGAAATGGAAGGAAAAAGAGTTGCACGACACGGTTATGACATTGTTGATGCTGACGGAAATAAAATTGGAGAAGTAACTTCCGGAACAATGGGCCCATCGGTAGAAAAATCTATTGGTATGGGATACGTTCCTAAAGAACTGATGAAAGCAGGTTCAGAAATCTTTATCCAGATCAGAAAAAATATTATTCCTGCCAAAGTGGTAAAATTACCGTTTTATAAGGGGTAATAAGATTATAAGTACACAGGCTGTATAAGAAGTTATAAATACAATTATACAGCCTTTTTTAGCTATTATTCGTAAATTTATCAGAAAGAACAACCTTAAAATATAGATGATTATGCAGATAAATAAATATATAGACCATACAGTCTTAAAAGCTACAAGTACAGAAAAAGACATAGTTGAGCTCTGTAATGAAGCGAAAGAATATAACTTTTATGCAGTTTGTGTAAATGGTTGTTATGTCCATTTGGCTAAAGAAAATCTAAAAAACACTGATATTTCTATTGCAGCAGTTATTGGCTTTCCTTTGGGTGCAATGTCGAAAGATGCAAAAGTTTTTGAAGCTAAAAAGTGTATTGAAGATGGTGCCAACGAGATAGATATGGTACTAAATGTTGGCTTATTAAAATCGGGGAAACATATAGAAGTAGAACAGGAAATTAGAGAGATAAAAGAAGCTATTGGCGATAATATACTCAAGGTTATTTTCGAAAATTGTTATCTGACAAAAGATGAGATAAGAATTGCAAGTGAACTTTCGGTAAATGCTAATGCCGACTTTGTTAAAACTTCTACAGGCTTCGGTACTGACGGGGCTACTTATGAGGATGTACTGATTATGAAAGCAGCTGTTGACGGAAAAGCTCAGATTAAAGCAGCTGGTGGTGTTAGAGATCTGGAAACTGCCATGAAGTATATCGAAATGGGAGTTAACAGGTTAGGAACTTCTTCAGGTGTTTCATTGGTTACAACAGGAAAAAGTAAAGAAGGTGAATATTGATATATCATTTTAAAATACACATAAAAAGCCCGGAGTTATTTTATTATCCGGGCTTTTTTTTTAACAAATTTCTAAAAAAACAAAAACTTTACATCTAAATTCACTCGCGTAATCATCTGATTTTAAATACTTTATAGTAATTAGCCAAGTATTCACTAAATTTATATAAACAAACTAAAATAAGATGAAAAGATATTGCCCCTACAGGAAATTCCCTCCTTACAAGTATCTGCCGGGGAAAAATCCGGATCCGATTCGCAAAGGAGGATACAGAGAATCAAAAAAAGACCCGATGGCAACAGCCATTACAAGAAACAACTATCAGGACAACGAAAACTACCGTTTCGCTATAGACCTGACGAATTACGGATACTACTGGGAAGCACACCTATATTATGAGGCTCTGTGGAATGCCCATAAACGTAAGGGGAGTATTGCCGATTTTTTTAAAGCAATGATTAAAATGGTTACTTCCTCTTTTAAGGAAGAAGCAGGTAAAATAGAATCTTCGGGCAGACTACTAGAAGGAACCCTCAGCTTACTAAACTCACTCCCCGCTGATTTTAATTTAGGAATTAACATCAGCGAGCTCAGGAATCAATTAAATACTCGTGATAAGATACATATAGTGTTCGAATAATAAAAAAATCAAAGTCTGTTATTTCCAGAAATAGGTTGCATATTTTTTAAAAATAAATGAACCTAGAATTAAGATTACTTCCTAGGCTCGGTACCTCTGTGCTTTCTATAGCTTTTATTAGATCCGCCTTTTCGGGGCTTTACACCTCTGCGTGAATGATGATGTGGTTTATCAGACTTAGGTGAACTCTTTAATTTTTCATCAATATATTTTTCCAAATAAGGATGTTCCTCTATAACAGGAACTTTAAATCCTATTAATTTTTGTATATCACGTAAATACGCTTTTTCCTCCTCATCGCAAAAGGAAATTGCACTACCACTGGCTTTAGCCCTTCCTGTTCGACCAATACGGTGAACATAGGTTTCGGATATATTTGGTAATTCGTAATTAATAACATGCGAAAGTTCATCTACATCAATTCCCCTAGCCGCAATATCTGTTGCCACCAGAATTTGAATTTTACCTTCTTTAAAATTATTAAGAGCAAGTTGTCGGGCTTTCTGAGTTTTATTACCATGGATTGCGGCAGACTTTATTCCATCTTTATCCAATATCTTTACAATCTTATTAGCCCCGTGTTTTGTTCTGGAAAAAACTATTGCAGACTCTATTGAGTTCTCTTTTATAAGGTGCAACAACAACCTGGCTTTCCTCCTTTTATCTACAAAATAAACAGACTGTTCTACATTTTCTGCAGTTGTACGTTCAGGTTCTATTGTAACCTTCTCCGGGTTACCTAAAATCTTGTTTGACAATTTTACAATATCCGGCGGCATTGTTGCGGAAAAAAACAATGATTGCCTTTTGGGAGGAAGTTTAG contains the following coding sequences:
- the deoC gene encoding deoxyribose-phosphate aldolase; its protein translation is MQINKYIDHTVLKATSTEKDIVELCNEAKEYNFYAVCVNGCYVHLAKENLKNTDISIAAVIGFPLGAMSKDAKVFEAKKCIEDGANEIDMVLNVGLLKSGKHIEVEQEIREIKEAIGDNILKVIFENCYLTKDEIRIASELSVNANADFVKTSTGFGTDGATYEDVLIMKAAVDGKAQIKAAGGVRDLETAMKYIEMGVNRLGTSSGVSLVTTGKSKEGEY
- a CDS encoding DEAD/DEAH box helicase: MTFKELGIIEPVLKSLEIEGYTHPTPVQEQSIPILLKGRDLLGCAQTGTGKTAAFAIPIIQQLYLADYRKNKARKIRALVVTPTRELAIQIADSFTIYGKFTGIKNTVIFGGVKQGTQVNALRNGVDVLVATPGRLLDLMDQGYISLKDIQFSVLDEADHMLDMGFIHDIRKIISKLPPKRQSLFFSATMPPDIVKLSNKILGNPEKVTIEPERTTAENVEQSVYFVDKRRKARLLLHLIKENSIESAIVFSRTKHGANKIVKILDKDGIKSAAIHGNKTQKARQLALNNFKEGKIQILVATDIAARGIDVDELSHVINYELPNISETYVHRIGRTGRAKASGSAISFCDEEEKAYLRDIQKLIGFKVPVIEEHPYLEKYIDEKLKSSPKSDKPHHHSRRGVKPRKGGSNKSYRKHRGTEPRK
- the gcvT gene encoding glycine cleavage system aminomethyltransferase GcvT, with the protein product MKNTAFKQIHEKLGAKMVPFAGFYMPVQYEGLIAEHLNVRENVGVFDVSHMGEFFVSGPKAFELVQYITSNDVSKLENGNIQYSCMPNNDGGIVDDLLVYRINEEKYMLVVNGANLDKDWAWVSGKNEAYGADIINLSDEYSLLAVQGPKAAAALQSLTNVDMAGLKYYTFEIGTFAGIEDIIISATGYTGSGGFEVYFKNEHANHMWDKIFEAGKDFNIKPIGLGARDTLRLEMGFCLYGNDINDTTSPLEAGLGWITKFTNDFNNSEYLKKQKEEGIKRRLVAFEMEGKRVARHGYDIVDADGNKIGEVTSGTMGPSVEKSIGMGYVPKELMKAGSEIFIQIRKNIIPAKVVKLPFYKG
- a CDS encoding DUF309 domain-containing protein, which codes for MKRYCPYRKFPPYKYLPGKNPDPIRKGGYRESKKDPMATAITRNNYQDNENYRFAIDLTNYGYYWEAHLYYEALWNAHKRKGSIADFFKAMIKMVTSSFKEEAGKIESSGRLLEGTLSLLNSLPADFNLGINISELRNQLNTRDKIHIVFE